In Sander vitreus isolate 19-12246 chromosome 7, sanVit1, whole genome shotgun sequence, a genomic segment contains:
- the LOC144520989 gene encoding protein NLRC3-like, which produces MSVCGKDEEGRAESPVSSCLSLKSDHSKDIPLAFSKEPGLLDTKPEMSVCGKDEEGRAESPVSSCLSLKSDHSKDIPLAFSKEPGLLDTKDRKKAGGVIQEQLACCALCQDVLRDPRSTTCGHYFCRECTASYLERCESTGNPPCPKCGKRSRKSPELQTAGQSSTEPITGSRQEGLDNHKNRHRRRSEFAIEGTAKAGPQTRLTRIYTELYIIEGQCEGVNIQHEVWQLETTSKMETLNDTPIKCHNIFKVLPGQKRFIRVVLTNGIAGIGKTFLVQKFILDWAEGLENQDVSFVFPLSFRELNLIKEKQYSLLRLLHDFDPTLHMVTAESLALCNVLFIFDGLDESRLLLDFQNNEVVSEVTQTSSVNLLLTNLIKGNLLPSAVLWITSRPAAANQIPPSYVDRITEVRGFTDTQKEEYFRRRFNDDSMSGRIFSHIKASRSLYIMCHIPVFCWITATVLEHMLITDKKELPKSLTEMYSHFLLVQSKRKTQKYDKGDEMTQQELMQTDGEVLRKLGRLAFEHLEKGNIIFYQEDLERCGLGVKKALVFSGLCTEIFKRERVLFQKTIYCFVHLSIQEFLAAVYMVDCYLNKNIEVLVTFLGEDWERKSSEPGLDNFLNQVVEKSLHSVNGHLDLFVRFLHGLLLESNRGLLGGLLGWTASSPESIQSAINNLKKMNAYDISPDRSINVFHCLMEMNDHSVHQEIQEFLQSGNRSEKKLTKTHCSALAYMLQMSEDVLEVLDPKKYNATGDGRRRLLPAVRNCRDARLSGCGLSEGHCEVLSSALMSNPSHLRELDLSENDYLLDSGVKRLSIGLGSQNCRLKILRLKNCSLSEGCCDSLASALKSTSSNLRELDLSNNNYLKDSGVKLLSTGLESPHCRLETLRLRCCRLSETCCAHLASAMKSNPSHMSELDLSQNKVKDLGVTLLSPALESPQCRLKCLRLDRCGLTENCCTSLASTFKSKPSSLRELELSNNDLQDSGVKLLCTGLESPHCGLEALRLRGCWLSESSCASLASTLMSNPSSLRELDLSENDLHDSGVKLLTAGLESPHCRLETLMLKRCRVTDEGCPSLVSALKSNPSYLRELDLSKNKLQESGVKLLSDVLESPHCRLETLRMEEME; this is translated from the exons ATGAGTGTTTGTGGGAAGGATGAGGAGGGCAGAGCAGAGTCTCCAGTATccagctgtctgtctctgaagAGTGACCACTCCAAAGATATTCCTCTTGCCTTCAGTAAAGAACCTGGACTATTGGACACAAA ACCAGAGATGAGTGTTTGTGGGAAGGATGAGGAGGGCAGAGCAGAGTCTCCAGTATccagctgtctgtctctgaagAGTGACCACTCCAAAGATATTCCTCTTGCCTTCAGTAAAGAACCTGGACTATTGGACACAAA ggacagaaaAAAGGCGGGTGGTGTTATCCAGGAGCAGCTGGCATGCTGCGCTTTGTGTCAGGACGTCCTGAGGGATCCACGGTCTACCACCTGTGGACACTACTTCTGCAGGGAATGCACTGCGTCATACCTGGAACGATGTGAATCAACAGGAAACCCACCCTGTCCCAAATGTGGAAAAAGATCCAGAAAAAGTCCTGAACTTCAGACAGCCGGTCAAAGCAGCACTGAACCAA TTACTGGCAGTCGGCAGGAGGGTTTAGACAATCATAAGAATCGTCACAGAAGAAGATCTGAATTTGCAATAGAGGGAACTGCTAAAGCAGGACCTCAAACCCGCCTAACTAGGATCTACACTGAGCTGTATATCATTGAAGGACAGTGCGAAGGAGTTAATATCCAACATGAAGTGTGGCAACTTGAGACAACATCCAAAATGGAGACCCTTAATGACACTCCAATTAAATGTCACAACATCTTTAAGGTCTTACCTGGCCAAAAGAGATTCATCAGAGTAGTTCTGACAAATGGCATTGCTGGCATTGGAAAAACCTTCTTAGTGCAGAAGTTTATTCTCGACTGGGCAGAGGGCCTGGAAAATCAAGATGTCAGCTTTGTGTTTCCGCTTTCGTTCCGGGAGCTGAACTTGATCAAAGAGAAGCAGTACAGTCTTCTCAGGCTGCTACATGATTTTGATCCAACACTACACATGGTCACAGCAGAAAGTCTTGCTCTCTGTAACGTTTTGTTCATCTTTGACGGCCTGGACGAAAGCAGACTTTTGTTGGATTTCCAGAACAATGAGGTTGTGTCCGAAGTCACACAGACATCATCAGTCAACTTGCTGTTGACAAACCTCATCAAGGGGAATCTGCTTCCCTCGGCCGTCCTTTGGATAACTTCCagacctgcagcagccaatcagatccctcCTTCATATGTTGATAGGATAACAGAAGTACGTGGATTCACTGATACTCAGAAGGAGGAGTACTTCAGGAGACGATTCAATGATGATTCAATGTCTGGCAGAATCTTCTCACACATCAAGGCATCCAGGAGCCTCTACATTATGTGTCACATCCCAGTTTTCTGTTGGATCACTGCGACAGTTCTGGAGCACATGTTGATTACAGACAAAAAAGAGCTTCCCAAGTCTCTGACTGAGATGTACTCGCACTTTCTGCTGGTCCAGTCCAAGAGAAAGACACAGAAGTATGATAAAGGAGATGAGATGACCCAACAGGAGCTGATGCAGACTGATGGAGAAGTCCTTCGGAAGTTGGGGAGACTTGCGTTCGAACATCTGGAAAAAGGGAACATCATCTTCTACCAAGAGGACCTGGAGAGATGTGGTCTTGGTGTCAAAAAAGCCTTAGTTTTCTCAGGACTGTGCACAGAGATCTTCAAAAGAGAGCGTGTGCTTTTTCAGAAAACTATTTACTGCTTTGTTCATTTAAGCATTCAGGAGTTTCTCGCTGCTGTCTACATGGTCGACTGTTACCTGAACAAGAACATTGAAGTTCTGGTGACTTTCTTGGGAGAAGACTGGGAAAGAAAAAGCAGCGAACCAGGTCTGGATAACTTCCTCAATCAAGTTGTGGAAAAATCCCTTCACAGTGTAAATGGTCACCTGGACCTCTTTGTTCGCTTCCTTCATGGCTTGTTATTGGAGTCCAACCGTGGTCTCTTAGGAGGTCTGCTGGGCTGGACAGCGAGCAGTCCAGAAAGCATCCAGAGTGCAATAAACAACCTGAAGAAGATGAATGCTTATGATATCTCGCCTGACAGAAGTATCAATGTCTTCCACTGTTTGATGGAGATGAATGACCACTCGGTGCACCAGGAGATCCAAGAGTTCCTGCAGTCAGGCAACAGATCTGAGAAGAAACTCACCAAGACCCATTGCTCAGCTCTTGCCTACATGCTGCAGATGTCAGAAGATGTTCTAGAGGTGTTGGACCCGAAGAAGTACAATGCTACAGGTGATGGAAGACGGAGATTGCTCCCAGCTGTAAGAAACTGCAGAGACGCTCG ACTCTCTGGCTGTGGACTCTCTGAGGGGCATTGTGAAGTTCTGTCCTCAGCTCTGATGTCCAACCCTTCCCATCTGCGGGAGCTGGACCTGAGTGAAAATGACTATCTGCTGGATTCAGGAGTGAAGCGCTTGTCCATCGGATTGGGGAGTCAAAACTGCAGATTGAAGATACTAAG attaaagAACTGCAGTTTGTCAGAAGGTTGTTGTGATTCTCTGGCATCAGCGCTGAAGTCCACCTCCTCCAACCTGAGAGAGCTTGACCTAAGTAACAACAACTATCTTAAGGATTCGGGGGTGAAGCTGTTGTCTACTGGCCTTGAGAGTCCACACTGTAGACTGGAGACTCTGAG ATTACGTTGCTGCAGGCTGTCAGAGACCTGCTGTGCACATCTGGCCTCAGCTATGAAGTCCAACCCCTCTCATATGAGCGAGCTAGACCTGAGTCAAAACAAGGTGAAGGATTTAGGAGTAACTCTGCTGTCTCCTGCACTCGAGAGTCCTCAATGTAGACTGAAGTGTCTGAG GCTTGATAGATGTGGACTTACGGAGAACTGCTGTACATCTTTGGCCTCCACTTTCAAGTCCAAACCCTCCAGCCTGAGAGAGTTGGAACTAAGCAATAACGAtctgcaggattcaggagtcAAGTTGCTGTGCACTGGACTGGAGAGTCCACATTGTGGACTGGAAGCTCTTAG aTTGAGGGGCTGCTGGTTGTCAGAGAGTTCCTGTGCTTCTCTGGCTTCGACTCTGATGTCCAACCCCTCCAGTCTCAGAGAGCTTGATCTCAGTGAAAATGATCTACACgattcaggagtgaagctgCTGACTGCTGGATTGGAGAGTCCACACTGTAGACTTGAGACTCTGAT GTTGAAACGCTGCCGGGTCACAGATGAAGGCTGTCCTTCTCTGGTGTCAGCTCTGAAGTCCAACCCATCctatctgagagagctggacctgagtaaaaACAAACTTCAGGAATCAGGAGTGAAATTGCTGTCTGACGTCCTGGAGAGtccacactgcagactggaaacTCTCAG AATGGAAGAAATGGAGTAA
- the samhd1 gene encoding deoxynucleoside triphosphate triphosphohydrolase SAMHD1 yields MENRKRPLGAVVTPNDSFKTPEKRVTAVRRLDSDYMRWGVEETCRYLRGEDLGEWEDTFKAQKITGVGLRYLKDADLEKIGIKYLGDRLRILHSLRKLWQIEAEANKVFNDPIHGHVELHPLLIKIIDTPQFQRLRNLKQLGGTYFVFPGASHNRFEHCIGVGHLAGQLVQALNDRQPELLISCRDILCVQIAGLCHDLGHGPFSHMFDGKFIPKARPGISWKHEKASLDMFDYLVKDHGLKPVMEQHGLVLPEDLEFIKEQIAGPPDTNAALGQKWPYKGRPEDKSFLYEIVANKRNGIDVDKWDYFARDCYHLGIQNNFDYRRFLKFARVCEVDGQKHICTRDKEVGNLYDMFHTRNCLHRRAYQHKVGNIIETMIAEAFLKADKHIQIEGSEGKMFTLSTAIDDMEAYTKLTDHIFEQILHSSSPELAESRQILRNIICRRLYKCLGQTQADKPMSFTQETIRSWEADLARSIPQSSAQDVRLQPEDFVVNVIFMDYGMKEKNPINNVRFYCKDDLTTAIQIRKNQVSKLLPEQFAEQLIRVYCKKTDDRSLEAAKKHFVQWCMNMNFSKPQDGDIIAPELTPLKASWSNNNEGEDGEGGSFREGNCARVNGQKKAKMQLSF; encoded by the exons ATGGAGAACAGAAAACGACCGTTAGGGGCAGTTGTGACCCCTAATGACAGCTTCAAAACGCCGGAGAAGCGAGTGACAGCGGTCCGGCGGCTGGACTCGGACTACATGCGATGGGGAGTAGAGGAAACATGTCGATACCTGCGAGGAGAAGATCTCGGAGAATGGGAAGATACATTTAAAG CACAAAAAATCACAGGCGTCGGGCTGCGGTATCTCAAGGATGCTGATCTGGAGAAGATTGGCATAAA GTACCTTGGTGACCGTCTGCGGATCCTACACAGCCTGAGGAAGCTGTGGCAGATAGAAGCAGAGGCAAATAAG GTGTTTAATGATCCCATCCACGGGCATGTGGAGTTGCACCCTCTTCTCATCAAAATCATTGACACACCCCAGTTCCAGAGACTACGAAACCTCAAGCAGCTTGGAGGGACCTACTTTGTTTTTCCTGGAGCCTCCCACAACCGCTTTGAACACTGCATTGG GGTGGGTCACTTGGCAGGGCAACTTGTACAAGCTCTGAACGATAGGCAGCCAGAACTCCTCATCTCTTGCAGAGACATCCTCTGTGTGCAGATCGCTGGGCTGTGCCATGACCTGG GACATGGGCCATTTTCCCATATGTTTGACGGGAAGTTCATCCCCAAAGCACGTCCGGGAATTTCCTGGAAG CATGAGAAAGCCTCTCTCGACATGTTTGATTACCTGGTAAAAGACCATGGCCTGAAGCCGGTGATGGAGCAGCACGGCCTGGTGCTACCCGAGGACCTGGAGTTTATTAAAGAACAGATTGCTGGACCACCGGACACTAATGCAGCTCTAGGCCAGAAG TGGCCATATAAAGGCCGTCCAGAAGACAAGTCCTTCCTCTATGAAATCGTGGCCAACAAAAGAAATGGCATTGATGTGGACAAGTGGGACTACTTTGCCAG GGACTGCTACCACCTGGGCATCCAGAACAACTTTGACTATCGCCGCTTCCTAAAGTTTGCCAGGGTGTGTGAGGTGGACGGGCAGAAGCACATCTGCACTAGAGACAAG GAGGTGGGTAATCTGTATGACATGTTCCATACGAGGAACTGTCTCCACAGAAGAGCCTACCAGCACAAAGTAGGCAACATCATAGAAACTAT GATTGCAGAGGCCTTTTTAAAGGCAGACAAGCACATACAGATTGAAGGCTCAGAAGGGAAGATGTTCACTCTCTCCACAGCCATAGATGACATGGAGGCCTACACCAAGCTGACAG ATCATATTTTTGAGCAAATACTCCACTCCTCCTCCCCGGAGCTGGCTGAGTCAAGGCAGATTCTACGCAACATCATCTGTCGACGCCTCTATAAGTGTCTGGGCCAAACCCAGGCAGACAAACCCATGAGTTTcacccag GAGACGATTCGCAGCTGGGAAGCAGATCTGGCTCGATCCATCCCTCAGAGCAGCGCCCAGGATGTCCGTCTGCAGCCAGAGGACTTTGTAGTTAAT GTCATTTTTATGGACTACGGGATGAAGGAAAAGAACCCCATCAACAATGTCCGTTTCTACTGTAAGGATGACCTAACCACAGCCATCCAGATTCGGAAGAACCAG GTGTCTAAACTTCTCCCAGAGCAGTTTGCTGAGCAGCTGATCAGGGTCTACTGCAAGAAGACTGATGACAGGAGTCTGGAGGCCGCCAAGAAGCACTTTGTCCAGTGGTGCATGAACATGAACTTCTCAAAGCCTCAG GATGGAGACATAATAGCACCTGAGCTGACTCCTCTAAAAGCCAGCTGGTCGAACAACAATGAGGGCGAGGATGGCGAAGGGGGCAGCTTCAGGGAAGGAAACTGTGCTCGTGTCAATGGTCAAAAGAAAGCCAAAATGCAGCTTTCATTTTAA